The Triticum dicoccoides isolate Atlit2015 ecotype Zavitan chromosome 6A, WEW_v2.0, whole genome shotgun sequence genome has a window encoding:
- the LOC119314430 gene encoding protein PELOTA 1-like, whose amino-acid sequence MKLVGKSLARDGPGSVKLLPEVDDDLWDAYNLIAAGDAVEAVTVRKITRSGGRDAERIKLTLEVAVESTDYDKDGSVLRVRGKNLTKNEHVQIGQYHTLEIELRRPFVLRKEAWDWPALDTIRKSCDETAANADLAVLLMQEGLAHLFLVGRSVTATRARVEVPIPRKHGSSSGAVAAYDTALKDFFQRVLAAFVHHVDFDLVQCVVIASPGFTKDQFRDHMLLEAARRGELRAITEHKARIVLAPAPSGYPHSLKDVLAAPSVLSLIKDTRAALEVPALQEFYAMIAKDSARACYGPKHVEVAHERLAIQTLLLTDTWFRNPDVVARRKCVDLAESVKKVGGKVCVFSSMHVSGNQLEQLTGIAAVLRFPMPDLDDIEM is encoded by the coding sequence ATGAAGCTCGTCGGAAAAAGCCTCGCCCGCGACGGGCCCGGCTCCGTCAAGCTATTGCCGGAGGTGGATGACGACCTGTGGGACGCCTACAACCTCATCGCCGCCGGCGACGCCGTCGAGGCCGTCACTGTCCGGAAGATCACGAGGTCCGGAGGCCGCGACGCGGAGCGCATCAAGCTgacgctagaggtcgcggtcgagtCCACGGACTACGACAAGGACGGCTCCGTCCTGCGCGTCCGCGGCAAGAACCTCACCAAGAACGAGCACGTCCAGATCGGCCAGTACCATACCTTGGAGATCGAGCTGCGGAGGCCCTTCGTCCTCCGCAAGGAGGCCTGGGACTGGCCCGCGCTCGACACCATCCGCAAGTCCTGCGACGAGACCGCAGCCAacgccgacctcgccgtgctcctcaTGCAGGAAGGCCTCGCCCACCTCTTCCTCGTCGGGAGGAGCGTCACGGCCACCAGAGCGCGCGTGGAGGTGCCCATCCCCAGGAAGCACGGCTCCAGCTCCGGCGCCGTCGCCGCCTACGACACCGCCCTCAAGGACTTCTTCCAGCGCGTCCTGGCCGCCTTCGTGCACCACGTCGACTTCGACCTCGTCCAGTGCGTGGTGATCGCCAGCCCCGGCTTCACCAAGGACCAGTTCCGCGACCACATGCTCCTGGAGGCCGCCCGGCGAGGGGAGCTGCGCGCCATCACGGAGCACAAGGCGCGCATCGTGCTCGCACCCGCGCCCTCGGGCTACCCGCACAGCCTCAAGGACGTCCTGGCCGCCCCGAGCGTCCTGTCGCTGATAAAGGACACCAGGGCCGCGCTGGAGGTGCCGGCGCTGCAGGAGTTCTATGCCATGATCGCCAAGGACTCGGCGAGGGCTTGCTACGGGCCCAAGCACGTCGAGGTCGCGCATGAACGTCTCGCCATCCAGACCCTCTTGCTGACGGACACTTGGTTCCGAAACCCTGACGTTGTTGCTAGGCGCAAGTGCGTCGATTTGGCCGAGTCCGTGAAGAAGGTCGGTGGCAAGGTGTGCGTCTTTTCGTCCATGCATGTCTCCGGCAATCAGCTCGAGCAGCTCACGGGGATAGCCGCAGTTCTTCGTTTTCCCATGCCTGATCTCGACGACATCGAGATGTGA